The proteins below come from a single Drosophila kikkawai strain 14028-0561.14 chromosome 3R, DkikHiC1v2, whole genome shotgun sequence genomic window:
- the mod gene encoding DNA-binding protein modulo, whose translation MAQKKAVAAKGKNGVEKPAKRGAKAVKPQEEEEELVAQSPPKKGKKLPAKEVPQSSEEESDDEEQNGGEEEDEEEEDSDSQAEDVGDLIDDEAEEDDDDDSSEGDEDELEPGQASFGSLQAAEDDDEDSEDEAPVEEPVGKKAKKTEQANGQESEAKKGGIPKVRVGRIPPETPKDRLIFGSNLPKEYKHKDLVALFTKFGPISIVNRVTNKSGENTVIVAFETAAGAEAALAAKEKSLNLGGKVVALSRLRDRDESNKLTVVVSLLGPHVTEDEIKAHFEKIGPVEAVSRSANRANPTAFVRYSNVSDAEKALKLHSTEFFSRFITVRPMLHKSQSVKTPETTLILENVGKHESYNSNAVEKIFKKFDVHFTDVVCSKMVLAFITFKQPEGATNALAQLNGKTVNDLELKLTRYQRNSSGRAILVSNLTNNTTEEQLREVFGQNGDIESVQMLTNKAVIKFTSDDAFCKSFLLNEHLLNNNPLFLEPNSLLKHKIYRQKHLRAQGGPGAPGKFPGKFQRFGNNKNFGNKRPYQENGAKPFVKRPKF comes from the exons atggcccAAAAGAAAGCAGTAGCCGCCAAGGGAAAGAACGGAGTGGAGAAGCCGGCCAAGCGCGGCGCCAAGGCCGTAAAGCCGcaagaagaggaggaggagctggtggCCCAATCGCCGCCAAAGAAGGGCAAGAAGTTGCCGGCAAAGGAGGTTCCACAGTCCAGCGAAGAGGAGTCCGATGATGAGGAGCAGAATGGTGGCGaagaggaggatgaggaggaggaggacagcGACTCCCAG GCTGAAGATGTAGGAGACTTGATTGATGACGAGGCTGAGGAGGACGATGATGACGATAGTAGTGAAGGTGATGAGGATGAGCTGGAGCCTGGCCAGGCTTCCTTTGGCAGCCTTCAAGCCGCTGAAGATGATGACGAAGATTCCGAAGACGAGGCCCCCGTGGAAGAGCCCGTTGGCAAGAAGGCCAAGAAAACCGAACAGGCCAATGGCCAGGAGTCGGAAGCCAAGAAGGGTGGTATTCCCAAAGTACGCGTGGGCAGGATTCCTCCCGAAACTCCCAAGGATAGGCTCATCTTTGGCAGTAACTTGCCCAAAG AATACAAGCACAAGGATCTGGTTGCCTTGTTCACCAAATTCGGACCGATCTCAATTGTGAACCGCGTCACAAACAAGAGCGGTGAGAACACAGTGATTGTTGCCTTCGAAACTGCTGCCGGTGCCGAGGCTGCTCTGGCGGCCAAAGAAAAGTCTCTGAACTTGGGCGGCAAAGTGGTGGCTTTAAGCCGTCTGCGCGATAGGGATGAAAGCAACAAGCTGACCGTGGTGGTGAGCCTCTTGGGACCCCATGTCACCGAGGATGAGATCAAGGCCCACTTTGAGAAGATCGGTCCCGTGGAGGCCGTTTCCAGATCGGCCAACAGGGCCAACCCGACGGCCTTTGTCCGCTACTCGAACGTTAGCGATGCCGAAAAAGCCCTCAAGCTGCACAGCACCGAGTTCTTTTCGCGTTTCATCACCGTGCGTCCTATGCTGCACAAATCGCAGTCGGTCAAGACCCCGGAGACCACCTTGATTCTCGAGAATGTGGGCAAACACGAGTCCTACAATTCCAATGCCGTTGAAAAAATCTTCAAGAAGTTCGATGTGCACTTTACCGATGTGGTGTGCAGCAAGATGGTGCTGGCCTTCATCACCTTTAAACAGCCGGAGGGAGCCACAAATGCCTTGGCCCAGCTCAATGGCAAGACAGTAAACGACTTGGAGCTGAAACTGACGCGCTACCAGCGCAATAGCTCGGGACGTGCCATTCTGGTGTCGAATCTGACCAACA ATACCACCGAAGAGCAGCTGCGGGAAGTGTTTGGCCAAAACGGTGACATCGAAAGTGTCCAGATGTTGACCAACAAGGCCGTGATCAAGTTCACCAGCGACGATGCCTTCTGCAAGTCTTTCCTGTTGAACGAGCACTTGCTTAACAACAACCCTCTGTTCCTAGAGCCCAACTCGCTGCTGAAGCACAAAATATACCGCCAGAAACATCTGCGTGCTCAGGGTGGACCCGGTGCCCCTGGCAAGTTCCCTGGCAAATTCCAAAGGTTCGGAAACAACAAGAACTTTGGCAACAAGCGTCCTTATCAGGAGAACGGCGCCAAGCCTTTTGTGAAGCGACCCAAGTTCTAG